The Hymenobacter sp. DG25A nucleotide sequence ATGATATAGCTGCCTAGGCACGTATCTTTCTATACCAAACGCCACCGCCGGGCTTGTTCCAGCGGTGGCGTTGTGCTGATAGCCCGCCCTTAGTCAGCCACTCGCTGGCCTAGGAGCTGGGCCAGCGCCACGGCCTGCTGCCGCAACTCCGGCACCGCCGTCGATTCAAAGTAAGCGGGCCGGCGGCTGGGCCCCAGCGTGAAGAACACCGGAGAAACAATGCCGACCGTGTTGCGCAGGGCCCCGTGCTCATCAGTTTCCATGCCTAAGCGCAGCACATCGGGCACCAGCTGGCCGGCCGCCCGCATGCTTTGCACCAGCGGGTCCTGAATGCGGGTATAGTCCAGCAGCGGCCCGGTGCAGGAAACCACGTGTTGCGCGGTGAGAACCGTTGTGTCGTGTTTTTGCCGCACCTGCACCGCCAGCTCAGCGCCCTGGGCAGCCAGGTGGCATACCCGGCCCCGGTGCACCTGCACCTGGCCGGCCGCCATCATGCTTTCAATAGTGGCGGCGTTCTGAGGCGGGCTCCGGTGGCGGATGGTAGTCCACAGAGAAGAGACGTGGCGAAGGAACCGGGCCTGTTCCGGCAGGGGGCAATTTGCCCATATCCGGCCCAGATCGGGCCGGAGCGAATCTACTACTGACCGCCAGTCTATACCTTCTGCTGCCGCTTTTCGCACGCGGCGGCGTACGGCGGCCATTACCTCAGCCACGGTAGTTAATTGCTGCAGATCACTGGCATAGAAGCTGGGATAAGGCGCGGCTACCGGGCCGTGCGTGGTAGGCCAGCGCCCGTGCCCCGATACCACGGTAATAGGCGCGCGGTGTCCATCGGCGCGCAGCCCCAGCAATACATCTACGGCCGTCAGGCCGGAGCCAATCAGCAGTACCGAATCATCCAGGCCAATAGTGCGGAGCGCCCCCTGTGCCCAGGGGTTACCATGAAAGCCGGGGTGGGCACTGTACCCTTCCGATGGACGCGTAGGGGGCAGTGGTGGGAAATTGCCCAGCGCCAGCACCACATAATGGCTTTCCAGGCGGGTACCATCCGCCAGTTCCACCACCGCCGACTGCCCATCGGCTGCCAGGGTGGCTGCGGTAGCGGAGGTGTTGTGGGCCGTAACCCGCATGCCATTCGCCGCCTGCTGCGCTACTACGCTGGCCACCTGCTCCTGTATGTAGCGCCCGTAGGTTTGGCGGGCGCAGAAATCCTGCTCGCAGGCCGGCGCGTTGGTGCTGCGCAGCCACTCAGCAAAATGCCCCGGCTGATCGGGAAAAGCACTGAGCAGGGCGCTGCGCACGTTCAGCAGATACTCCGGCCGGCGGGCAGTGTAGGCCAGCCCCGGCCCGAGTGCCGGTCGGGGCTCCACTAAATGAATATCACAGGCAAATGGCCCGCCCGGTAAATGGGCCAGCTGCACGGCCAGCATCGAGCCCGAAAATCCCCCGCCTAAAATTGTTATGGTCTTCCGTTGCACTTAGGTGGGGTCAAAAAGAGAGGTGGGAGAGTTTGGGGTGATAAAATCGAATAAAAAATTCTTACTAAAAAATCGAGGAATAAAAACAGATACGCGGTATGGCAGCCTAGGCATCTCCGTTGTATGCCCTAAAACGAACTGCCCAGCTAGGCGTTGCGCTCAGCTGGGCAGTTCAGAAAGAAATACGGACGAAAAATGGCCAGCCGTTAGGCTGCCATGGCAGATTAATAATAAGCCCCCGTGGCCAGGTAATTGCGCACGTAGTCATTGATGCCATCTTCCAGGCGGGTAAAGGGCCGGTCGTAGCCAATGCCGCGCAGCTTGCGCATATCGGCCTCCGTGAAGTACTGGTACTTATCACGGATGTCTTCGGGCGTGTCTTTGAACTGGATGTCGGCCGTCATATCCAGGGCGGCAAACGTGTTCAGGGCCAGGTCCAGGAATGTGCGGGCCTCGCCGGTGCCCAGGTTGTAGATGCCGGAATGCTGGCGGTGGTGCAGCAGGAAATAGCACACTTCCACCACGTCCTTCACATACACGAAGTCGCGCATCTGGCCGCCGTCGGTATAGTCGGGGTTGTGGGAGCGGAACAGCTCCATGGAGCCCGTGCGCCGGATCTGCTCGAAGGCGTGCAGAATTACGGATGCCATGCGGCCCTTGTGGTATTCGTTGGGGCCGTACACGTTAAAGAACTTCAGGCCTGCCCAGAAAAACGGCTTTTCTTCCTGCTCCACAGCCCAGTTGTCGAAGTCGTTTTTCGACTCGCCGTAGGGGTTCAGGGGGCGGTACAGCGGCAGCAGCGCATCATCCTGATCAGAATAGCCCAGCGTGCCCGAGCCGTAGGTGGCAGCCGAAGAGGCATACACCAGCGGCAGCTGATAGCGCACACAGGCCTGCCACATCTGCTTGGAGTAGTTCAGGTTGAGCACGTCCAGCACGGCGCGGTCCTGCTCGGTGGTATCGGTGCGGGCACCGAGGTGGAAGATGAACTCCACTTCCTCGTGGTTTTTATCGAGCCACTCAAAAAACTCGTTGCGGTCTACGTACTCGCGCAGGTGCTTGCCTTTGAGGTTGGCCAGCTTGCGCTCCACTGAGAAATTATCCACCACCACAATGTCGTTGAAGTTGGCGGCATTGAGGCGGGTTACAAGGCAGCTGGCAATAAAGCCGGCCGCTCCGGTCACAACTATCATAGGGCTGAAATTTTGCCTAAAAGTAGACATTATCCGGCGTCTGCCTTTGGTAGGGGGCTGAGTACTTGGCGTGGCGCGCTACCTTTGCCCATGCCTCAGTTATTTCTACGGGTGCTTTGGGCGCTGCCCTTGCTCGGTTTGCTCGCCTGCCAGCCCGATAAGCAGCCCGCCGCTACCGAAAATGCCGCCCGGCCCCAGCAGCTGACCGATGACCTGGGCCGCCGCCTCACTGTGCCGGCCCGGCCGCGCCGCATTCTGGCGCTGGCTCCGTCCATGACGGAAATGCTGTACGCCGTTGCTGACACCGCCACCATCATTGCCCGCACCCAGGCCTGCGACTTCCCGCAAGCGGCCCTGCGCAAGCCCGTGGTCAACAGCTACCCACTGGATCTGGAGCGCCTGGTAGCGCTGCAGCCCGATGTAGTTTTCACCATTGAGGGCATCACCTCCCAGGACGATGCCGCCCGCCTCGAAAAGCTGGGCATTCCGGTGTATTACCAGCGCTACAACACGGTAGAGGACATATTCAAAGGGCTGCAGGACCTGGGCCGCATCCTGCACCGCGCACCACAAGCCCGCCACCTCACCGATTCTCTCCGCACCGCACTGGAAGCCATAACCGCGGCGGCACCGGCCGGGCCGCGCCCCCGGGTGCTGGCCATTACCTGGCAGGACCCCATTTATGTATATGGCCAGAATACCCTGTTTACCGATAAAATCAGGCTGGCCGGGGGGCAAAACGCGGTGGCAGAGGCTTTTACGCAACCTTACCCGGCTCTCACCCGCGAGTACATTCTGCAGCTAAACCCCGATGTGCTGCTGGGCGGCCGCTTTGGGCAGCTGGACAGCACGTTTTTTAAGAATTATCCGGAGCTGCGCCGCATTCGGGCCTACCAGAACCGCCGCGTGTTTGCCGTAACCGGCAACCTGATGGAGCGCCCCAGCCCGCGCGTGGTAGAATCCATTCAGGAGCTGCAACGCTTGTTGCGGCAGCCGGCGGCCCGGTAATTCCGCCGGCTGGTGTTACTTCACGCTATGAATCAACGTGCCGCCATTTGGCTAGTGCTGGGTCTGGTGCTGCTGGTAGTGCTGCTGGCGCTGGGCTTGCGCGTGGGCAGCTACTCCGTAGACTATGCCCTGGTGCGCCGTGCCCTGCTGCACTACAACCCCGCCGACCCCGCCCAGCTGGTACTGGTAGAGCTGCGCCTACCCCGGCTGCTGCTGGCCGTGCTGGCCGGCGCGGGGCTGGCCGTGAGTGGCTACCTCATGCAGGCCATGGTAAACAACGCCCTGGCCGACCCTTATCTACTGGGCACTGCCTCCGGCGGGGCCCTGGGCGCTATTCTTTGCTTTTCTTTTTTGCCCAGTGTTTTTCTGGGGGGCTTTTACCTGCCGCCGCTGGCAGCCCTGGCCGGCGCCCTGGGCACTACGCTGGTAGTAGTAGTGCTGGGCATGCAGCAAGGGCAATTGCGCCCGGCGCAGCTGCTGCTGGGCGGCGTGGCCATTGGCTCCCTCACTACCGCCATTGGCGGGTTGCTTACTTTTTTATCTGATTCGCAGGAAAAGCTGCGCTCCGTGGCTTTCTGGGCCATGGGTAGTTTTGAGCGGGCCGGCTGGGAGTTGTTGCCCTACCCGGCCGTAGCACTGGCAATGGTACTGGGGCTGTTTCTATTTCTGCAGAAAGACCTTTCCATTTTACTGCTGGGGGAGGAGCGGGCACAGGCCCTGGGGATGAACGTAGGCCGTACGCGCTGGATTCTGGTTATTGCGGCCTCGGGGCTTACGGGCTGTGTAGTAGCCTTGTGTGGCCCCATTGGGTTTGTGGGGCTCATGATTCCGCACATCACGCGCTGGCTTTTGGGGGTTACGGGCCGGGCCAACCTGTGGGTGTGCGCGGTGCTGGGCGGCAACTTTCTGCTGGCCTGCGACCTGCTGGCCCGCGTGCTCTATCCGCCGGCGGGCTTGCCGGTAGGCATTGTTACTGCCCTGTTTGGCGTACCGTTCTTCGTATATTTGCTCCGAAAAAAAGAAGGATTCAGGGTGTAGGTGTTACAAGCAGCACGTATGGATGCCGCCTGTTTCTTACCGTATTACCTGTATTGGCTGGCTTATAAAGTCAGTTAGCAGGCCCTGAGCTCTTACCACCCAATACTCCACAGAATGATTTACGTCAGCCGGCAGGAACACTTCAACGCGGCCCATAAGCTATATAACCCTAACTGGACCGAGGAGCGGAACCGGGAGGTTTTCGGCCCCTGCGCCAACACCAACTGGCACGGTCATAACTTCGACCTGATAGTAACGGTGAAAGGCAAGCCCAGCCCCGAAACCGGCTTTGTGGTGGATCTGAAGCAGCTCAGCCAGCTAATCCGGGAGCACATCATTGCTCAGGTAGACCATAAAAACCTGAATCTGGACGTGCCCTTTATGGCCGGCAAGCTGGCCAGCACGGAAAACCTGGTGCTGGCATTCTGGGAAATTCTGCAGCGCCAGCTCCCCACCATCACCAATGCCCAACTGCACTCCATTAAACTCTACGAAACGCCCCGCAACTTTGTGGAGTATTACGGCGAAGCTTAGTTCTGAAGTTGAGTAAGCCCGCAGGCTTTGTTCAACCTCCGAATTCATCATTCAGAAGCAACCAATGAAGTATTACCTGATAGCCGGGGAACGTTCCGGTGACCTGCACGCCGCCAACCTGATGCGTGAGTTGAAGCAGCAAGACCCCCAGGCCGAGTTCCGGGTATGGGGCGGCGACATGATGGCAGCCGAAGGCGCGGAATTGGTGCACCATTACCAGGAAATGGCCATTATGGGCTTTTTGGAAGCAGCTACCAGCATCCTTAAGTTTCGGGGCTTTCTGAAAGAGTGTGAGCGGGATTTGCTGGCCTGGAAACCCGACGTTGTGATTCTGGTAGACTATGCCGGCTTCAACATGCGGGTGGCCAAGTTTGCCAAAGCCGCCGGCCTGAAGGTATTCTACTACATTTCGCCCAAAATATGGGCCTGGAACCAGAGCCGCGGCCACAAAATCAAGCAGCTGGTTGACCGCATGTTCGTGATTCTGCCGTTCGAGGAAGAATTCTACAAGCGCTTCGACTACAAAGTAGACTATATTGGCAACCCCACCTCCGATGTAGTAGCCGACTTCCGGCCTTCCCCCGACTTCTATCAGCGCAATAACCTGGACCCTCAGCGGCCCATTATTGCCGTGCTGCCCGGCTCCCGCAAGCAGGAAATCGAGGAAATGCTCTTTGAGATGACGGCCATCATCCCGCCGTTCATGGATTATCAGTTCATTGTGGCCGGCGTCGATAACCTCGACGCAACCTACTACGCCAACTTCGAGCGCAACAACGTCCGCATCCTCTTCAACCAGACCTACGATATCCTCAGCCACGCCAAGGCGGCCATGGTAACCAGCGGTACCGCCACCCTGGAAACCGCTCTATTTGATGTGCCACAGGTAGTCTGCTACCGCACCAGCGCCGTGTCCTACGTCATCAGCAAGGCCGTAATTAAGGTGCCTTACATTTCCTTAGTCAATCTTATTGCTGAAAAGGAAGTGGTAAAAGAGCTGATTCAGGGCGAATTCAACTCCCGCAAACTGGTGCAGGAGTTGAAAAAGATAACGGCCGATGAAGCATTTATCGCCAGGCAGAAAGCAGATTATGCAGAACTGCGCGAGAAACTGGGCCGCAATAATTCCGCTAAAAAAGCAGCGGAGTTAATGGTGGGATACCTGCAGAATTAGGACTGAGAAATAATGTGCTTGTTTTTATAATATCAGGAGTATATCTATGAAATTATTATTTATTTTCTTCGCTTTTAATGCATTGCTTTTTAACTGCTTATGGTCTAGAAATAATTATGATGAAGCTGTAATCTGTAAAATTGATAATGATTGGGTATTAAAAATTAAGCGTCGTCAATTTTATAATGTACACGACCCCCTGTCTCTGCTTCTCAGAGAAAAATATAATGACAGTGTTTTGTTTAAAATACCCGATCCTACAATAAAGCGACTAAATGGTGCTGAAATAAAGGTGCCTGCTGGGCAATACGGTTACGCTGGTTATATAGATTTAGGCGAAAAAAATGCTAATGTTAATCTGTTATATGTAAATTCAGATGATAACAGATTTGATAAAACCGAGTGGAATGGAGCTTATAGGTTGAAGAGAGCGTATTGATAATAATTTAAGAGCTTTTATTCACTCTATTCTTAACATAAATAAAAAGACCCGACAGATTTATCTGTCGGGTCTTTTTATTTACGCTGACTGTAATTATGATGTAATATCTATAAAGATCTTGCCGCTACTGCAGCGGCAACCGCACAACAAAAGCCGAGCCCGGCTCCGACATTACTTCTATAATACCCCGGTGCAGCTGCACCACGCGCTGCACCAGCGCCAAACCCAGACCGTGGCCGCAATAAAGGTGTGCATTAGCTCCCATGAAGAAGGGCTCAAAAATGCGCGGCAGCTCGGCGGGCACCACACCAGGGCCATCGTCCGCAAACCGCAGAATGGCGTGGTGTGTATCTAGGCCCAGGGTGGCCCGTACCTGGTTGTGGGGCGAGAACTTACAGCCGTTTTCCAATAAGTGCAGGCACATCTGTTCCAGCAGTTCTGCATCGCCGGGAACGGTGAGCGGGCCGGGCAGCTCCGCCAATTGAGGATCGAACTCAAAGTGTACCTGATAGCCGGGGCGGCGGGCTTTCAGCCGGGCGCTGGCTTGGTAGAGCACGTCATCCAGGGCTATGGGGTGGGGCGTGAGCCGGGCTGCGCGCAGGTGGGCCAGCGTCAGTAAATCGGCGGAAAGCAGGTTGAGGCGGGCAATATCCTGCAGCACCGAGCGG carries:
- a CDS encoding FAD/NAD(P)-binding protein yields the protein MQRKTITILGGGFSGSMLAVQLAHLPGGPFACDIHLVEPRPALGPGLAYTARRPEYLLNVRSALLSAFPDQPGHFAEWLRSTNAPACEQDFCARQTYGRYIQEQVASVVAQQAANGMRVTAHNTSATAATLAADGQSAVVELADGTRLESHYVVLALGNFPPLPPTRPSEGYSAHPGFHGNPWAQGALRTIGLDDSVLLIGSGLTAVDVLLGLRADGHRAPITVVSGHGRWPTTHGPVAAPYPSFYASDLQQLTTVAEVMAAVRRRVRKAAAEGIDWRSVVDSLRPDLGRIWANCPLPEQARFLRHVSSLWTTIRHRSPPQNAATIESMMAAGQVQVHRGRVCHLAAQGAELAVQVRQKHDTTVLTAQHVVSCTGPLLDYTRIQDPLVQSMRAAGQLVPDVLRLGMETDEHGALRNTVGIVSPVFFTLGPSRRPAYFESTAVPELRQQAVALAQLLGQRVAD
- the rfaD gene encoding ADP-glyceromanno-heptose 6-epimerase, which produces MIVVTGAAGFIASCLVTRLNAANFNDIVVVDNFSVERKLANLKGKHLREYVDRNEFFEWLDKNHEEVEFIFHLGARTDTTEQDRAVLDVLNLNYSKQMWQACVRYQLPLVYASSAATYGSGTLGYSDQDDALLPLYRPLNPYGESKNDFDNWAVEQEEKPFFWAGLKFFNVYGPNEYHKGRMASVILHAFEQIRRTGSMELFRSHNPDYTDGGQMRDFVYVKDVVEVCYFLLHHRQHSGIYNLGTGEARTFLDLALNTFAALDMTADIQFKDTPEDIRDKYQYFTEADMRKLRGIGYDRPFTRLEDGINDYVRNYLATGAYY
- a CDS encoding ABC transporter substrate-binding protein, whose amino-acid sequence is MPQLFLRVLWALPLLGLLACQPDKQPAATENAARPQQLTDDLGRRLTVPARPRRILALAPSMTEMLYAVADTATIIARTQACDFPQAALRKPVVNSYPLDLERLVALQPDVVFTIEGITSQDDAARLEKLGIPVYYQRYNTVEDIFKGLQDLGRILHRAPQARHLTDSLRTALEAITAAAPAGPRPRVLAITWQDPIYVYGQNTLFTDKIRLAGGQNAVAEAFTQPYPALTREYILQLNPDVLLGGRFGQLDSTFFKNYPELRRIRAYQNRRVFAVTGNLMERPSPRVVESIQELQRLLRQPAAR
- a CDS encoding FecCD family ABC transporter permease, producing the protein MNQRAAIWLVLGLVLLVVLLALGLRVGSYSVDYALVRRALLHYNPADPAQLVLVELRLPRLLLAVLAGAGLAVSGYLMQAMVNNALADPYLLGTASGGALGAILCFSFLPSVFLGGFYLPPLAALAGALGTTLVVVVLGMQQGQLRPAQLLLGGVAIGSLTTAIGGLLTFLSDSQEKLRSVAFWAMGSFERAGWELLPYPAVALAMVLGLFLFLQKDLSILLLGEERAQALGMNVGRTRWILVIAASGLTGCVVALCGPIGFVGLMIPHITRWLLGVTGRANLWVCAVLGGNFLLACDLLARVLYPPAGLPVGIVTALFGVPFFVYLLRKKEGFRV
- a CDS encoding 6-pyruvoyl trahydropterin synthase family protein; translation: MIYVSRQEHFNAAHKLYNPNWTEERNREVFGPCANTNWHGHNFDLIVTVKGKPSPETGFVVDLKQLSQLIREHIIAQVDHKNLNLDVPFMAGKLASTENLVLAFWEILQRQLPTITNAQLHSIKLYETPRNFVEYYGEA
- the lpxB gene encoding lipid-A-disaccharide synthase — translated: MKYYLIAGERSGDLHAANLMRELKQQDPQAEFRVWGGDMMAAEGAELVHHYQEMAIMGFLEAATSILKFRGFLKECERDLLAWKPDVVILVDYAGFNMRVAKFAKAAGLKVFYYISPKIWAWNQSRGHKIKQLVDRMFVILPFEEEFYKRFDYKVDYIGNPTSDVVADFRPSPDFYQRNNLDPQRPIIAVLPGSRKQEIEEMLFEMTAIIPPFMDYQFIVAGVDNLDATYYANFERNNVRILFNQTYDILSHAKAAMVTSGTATLETALFDVPQVVCYRTSAVSYVISKAVIKVPYISLVNLIAEKEVVKELIQGEFNSRKLVQELKKITADEAFIARQKADYAELREKLGRNNSAKKAAELMVGYLQN
- a CDS encoding sensor histidine kinase; this translates as MVWYLLLGFVMGAALLGGAGWWQRRRSRSALAHLTRQLEALDLDDYQQRLVTPAADTAPLVRQLNQLLARRQAAFEDQRRFVVQAAHKLRTPLTSIRGQLEVTLIKPRSVAHHEETCRSVLQDIARLNLLSADLLTLAHLRAARLTPHPIALDDVLYQASARLKARRPGYQVHFEFDPQLAELPGPLTVPGDAELLEQMCLHLLENGCKFSPHNQVRATLGLDTHHAILRFADDGPGVVPAELPRIFEPFFMGANAHLYCGHGLGLALVQRVVQLHRGIIEVMSEPGSAFVVRLPLQ